CAGCCACTCCTCGCTGCCGCGCGCCCGGGCCATGAGGCTTGCGGCCAGCCGGCGCTGGAACGGCTCCGGATCGGCGGCGTCGCGCTCGATCGGGTTCGGCAGCGACGTCGCGAGCAGCGCCGCCTCCCGCGCGTCGAGCCGGGCCGCGCTCTTGTGGAAGTAGTGCTGCGCCGCCGCCTCGATGCCGAAGAGGCCGTCGCCCCACTCCGCGATGTTGAGATAGACCTCGAGCGTGTGCGCCTTGGTCCAGACCTTGTTGAGCCCGAGCGCGATGACGATCTCGATGCCCTTGCGGATCGCCGAGCGGCCCGGCCACAGGAACAGGTTCTTGGCGACCTGCATCGTCAGCGTCGAGGCGCCGCGCGAGGGCCCGTCGGCATCGGCCTCGTCGAGCACCTGATGCAGCGAGTCCCAGTCGACGCCGTCGTTGCGGCAGAAGCGGGCATCCTCGGACGCGATCACGGAGGCGACGAGCACGGGCGAGATCGCCTTCAACGGCACCCAGTGGCGCTCGTAGGACCGGCCGGTGAGCGTCCGGCCGATCATCAGCGTCGAGACCGGCGGCGCCACGGTGTCGAGGACGAGGAGACCGAGGAAGGCGAGCGCCACCACCGCGACGACCGCCAGGGCGCCCCGCCACAGGAAACTCAGACCCCCGCGTCGTCGCCGCCTCACCGCCATGGCGCTGCCCAATGGCGCAAGGCGAGGGCCGGAGCAAGGTGGCGGCGGGGCTCCCGCTGCCATCTGACAGAGGACTGCGACAAACTTGACCCGCTCAGACCGATCGGGCAAGCGAGGCCGACTTTGGAGAGCTTGTAAACAGATGACCCGTTCCGCCGGGACCAGCGAATTCGAGAGCCGCCTTGCCGCCGTCGCCGAGGCGACCGAGCGGATGCTGGAGCGCCTTCTCGATGACCGGCCGCTGCCCGGCGAGGTCGCGCGGCCGGCCCGCTTCATGGAGGCGATGCGCTACGCGAGCCTCGGTGGCGGCAAGCGCCTGCGGCCCTTCCTCATGGTCGAGAGCGCGCGCCTCTTCGGCGTCGAGGGCGACGGCGTCCTGCGCGCCGCCTGCGCGCTCGAGATGATCCACTGCTACTCGCTCGTCCACGACGACCTGCCGGCGATGGACGACGACGACCTGCGCCGCGGCCGCCCGACGACGCACAAGGCCTACGACGAGGCGACCGCGATCCTCGCCGGCGACGGCCTCCTGACCCTCGCCTTCGACGTCACCGCCGATCCGACGACGCATCCCGACCCGGCCGTGCGCGCCGAGCTGGTGCTGCAGCTCGCCCGCCACTCCGGCGTCGGCGGCATGGTCGGCGGCCAGGTGCTCGACCTTGCGGCCGAGACCTCGACCTCGCCGCACACGGCCGACGAGGTCATCCGCATCCAGTCGATGAAGACCGGCGCGCTCCTGCATTACGCGGTGCTGGCCGGCGCGCTGTTCGGCGGCGCCGACGGCGAGGCGCGTACGGCGATGTCGCGCTTCGGCCGGGCGGTCGGCGCGGCGTTTCAGGTCGCCGACGATATCCTCGATGTCGAGGCCGACACCGAGGCGCTGGGCAAGAAGGCCGGCAAGGACGCCGACCGCAACAAGGCGACGCTCGTCGCAGCGCTCGGCCTCGAGGCCGCGCGGCGGCGGCGCGATCAGCTCGCCGACGAGGCGATCGCCGCGCTCGAGACCTTCCCGGAAGGCAGGAAGGCGGAGGTGCTTCGCGCCGCCGCCCGGTTCGCTGTCGAGCGCAAGAATTGAGCGCGCGCGACGTCGACGGGGCGGATCGCGATCGCCCCGGACGTCGCGGTCCGACCTTCGTCAGGGCGATGCGCGCGCGGCCGCGGCTGCTCGCGAGCATCCTGGTCGCGATCGTCGTCTTCGTCCTCGAGCCGGCCGGATGGCGTCTCGCCACCCGGCTGCTGATCGCCTGGAACGCCGGCACGATCCTCGACATCGCGCTCACGCTTCGTTCGATGGCGGTCGCGACGACCAAGACGATCCGCTGGCGCGCCGCCGAGACCGACGACGGCAAGTGGGCGGTTCTCGCCTTCACATCTGTCGCGGCCGTGGCGGCGCTCTGCGCGATCTTCGCGCAGCTCGCGGCGACCAAGGACCTGCATGGGACGCTGAAGACCGCGCATCTCGGGCTCGCCGGGCTGACGGTCCTCACGGCCTGGGTCTTCATCCACATGGCCTTCGCGATGCACTATGCGCACGAGTTTTTCGATGAAACGAAGGTCGAGGACGGCGAGAAATTCACGCTGCGCGGCGGTCTGAGGTTCCCCGACACGGACGAGCCCGATTATTGGGACTTCCTCTACTTTTCCTTCATCATCGGTGTCGCCTCGCAGACCGCCGATGTCGAGATCACCTCCAAGGCGATGCGGCGCACGTCGCTCGGACATTCCGTGCTGGCGTTCTTCTTCAACTCGGCGATCCTCGCGCTCACGATCAACATCGCCGCCGGGCTGGTCTAGCCGATCGCCCAAAAAAAACGTCGGCCCGAAGGCCGACGTCCGTATGCTTCATAGCGTCGAGGCTACGATCACATCTTGTCGCCAGCCGGCGCGGCGGCCGGTGCGGGCTTCGGCAGCGCCTTCTGCTCGCGCATCTGCTTGTTGTAGAGGTGGCGGCGGTACATGCCGGCGGCGCAGCCGGCGAGGAAGCCCTTGACGCCGTGGTGCACGGCATGGCCGGCGACCGCGCCCATGGCGCCGTACTTGAGGCAGCCGCCCGGCGCAGCCTGCGCGACGGGGGCCGACATCGAAAGGCCCGCGGCGAGGGTGCCGCAAAGGGCGAGAGACAGGATCTTCGTGGTCATCGCAAAGCCTTCCTAACGCGCGACACGCGCTGTGACGAAACGCGCCCTTACGGCTAAGGTTCAGGCGCGTCGCGGCATCCTGCGTCGAGGCGCATGAACCGCCGATGACAACCGGAGGCGCGGTGCTCAAGACGATCGTCTACCTGCTCGCGGCCTCGGTCGTGTTCGTCTCCCTGTCGCGGCGATTCGGCTTCGGCTCGATCCTCGGCTACCTCATCGCCGGCGCGGTGATCGGGCCCGGCGCGCTGCGTCTCGTCACGGACGTCGAGACGATCAAGGAGATCTCCGAGTTCGGCGTGCTCATGCTCCTGTTCCTGGTCGGGCTGGAGCTGAGGCCGCAGCGCGTCTGGCTGATGCGCCGCTCGGTGTTCG
This Beijerinckiaceae bacterium RH AL1 DNA region includes the following protein-coding sequences:
- a CDS encoding exported protein of unknown function (ID:RHAL1_01021;~source:Prodigal:2.6) → MTTKILSLALCGTLAAGLSMSAPVAQAAPGGCLKYGAMGAVAGHAVHHGVKGFLAGCAAGMYRRHLYNKQMREQKALPKPAPAAAPAGDKM
- a CDS encoding putative membrane protein (ID:RHAL1_01020;~source:Prodigal:2.6), yielding MRARPRLLASILVAIVVFVLEPAGWRLATRLLIAWNAGTILDIALTLRSMAVATTKTIRWRAAETDDGKWAVLAFTSVAAVAALCAIFAQLAATKDLHGTLKTAHLGLAGLTVLTAWVFIHMAFAMHYAHEFFDETKVEDGEKFTLRGGLRFPDTDEPDYWDFLYFSFIIGVASQTADVEITSKAMRRTSLGHSVLAFFFNSAILALTINIAAGLV
- the ispA gene encoding Farnesyl diphosphate synthase (ID:RHAL1_01019;~source:Prodigal:2.6); the encoded protein is MTRSAGTSEFESRLAAVAEATERMLERLLDDRPLPGEVARPARFMEAMRYASLGGGKRLRPFLMVESARLFGVEGDGVLRAACALEMIHCYSLVHDDLPAMDDDDLRRGRPTTHKAYDEATAILAGDGLLTLAFDVTADPTTHPDPAVRAELVLQLARHSGVGGMVGGQVLDLAAETSTSPHTADEVIRIQSMKTGALLHYAVLAGALFGGADGEARTAMSRFGRAVGAAFQVADDILDVEADTEALGKKAGKDADRNKATLVAALGLEAARRRRDQLADEAIAALETFPEGRKAEVLRAAARFAVERKN
- the mtgA gene encoding Biosynthetic peptidoglycan transglycosylase (ID:RHAL1_01018;~source:Prodigal:2.6); the protein is MAVRRRRRGGLSFLWRGALAVVAVVALAFLGLLVLDTVAPPVSTLMIGRTLTGRSYERHWVPLKAISPVLVASVIASEDARFCRNDGVDWDSLHQVLDEADADGPSRGASTLTMQVAKNLFLWPGRSAIRKGIEIVIALGLNKVWTKAHTLEVYLNIAEWGDGLFGIEAAAQHYFHKSAARLDAREAALLATSLPNPIERDAADPEPFQRRLAASLMARARGSEEWLDCLPRR